The genomic segment GTTTTTGGATCAGTCATGTCTTATTGTTTTTTTATGCTATTCTTCTAAGGGCAAACTTAGATAAATTGATTTTTTTTCACAAATGTTTATTTCAGCCTTCGATTCACCACATTATGATGAAAATCGATATGCTGGATGTGCGTTGCAACCGGAAATATACACTGCAGGCGACTGTTCATACTGTATACGCAATCGTTGATCGCCGCCCATTTGTCGTTTTCTTCTACTTATATACTTCATAGGGAAGAAAAAGTAAAGGGCGGTGAATTTGAATGACCGCCCTTTTTGATCTTTATTGGATTCGACTAGATCAAATGTTTTAGTTGAATGATTTCTCGTTCCTCCAAATATCTCCAACGCCCGCGTGGTAAGTCTTTTTTAGTGAGATTTGCATAAACTACGCGATCTAATTTAACAACTTCGTAGCCCAAAGACTCAAAAATACGACGTACGATGCGATTTTTGCCTGAATGGATCTGAATGCCTATTTCTCTTTTAGTACCCCCTTGTACGTAGCTCAAATCATCGGGTTTAATGAAACCATCCTCCAATTCTATACCGAATGCGATTTTGTTAAAGTCGCCTTGCGTCAGGCTCTTGTTGAGCTCAACGTTATAGATCTTGCTAATGCTGTTACGAGGATGAGAAAGTTTCTCTGCAAGATTACCATCATTTGTCAATAAGAGTAAACCTGTCGTATTCCTGTCGAGGCGACCAACTGGGTAAATCCGCTCTTTTGTTGCTTTTGATACCAGTTCCATAACGGTATGACGCTCCTGTGGGTCATCGGTCGTGGTAATATAATCTTTAGGTTTATTGAGTAAAACATAAACCATCTTCTCACGTTTTAAGCGTTCGTTGTTATAACGGATTTCATCCACAACAGGATCAACTTTGGTGCCCAGTTCGGTCACCGGAACTCCATTGACCCAAATAACCCCAGCTGTTATTAGTTCATCTGCCTTACGTCTTGAACAAATTCCTGCGTTGGCGATATACCGGTTTAAACGGATCAGGCCATCGTCTTCTGCAGGAATTTCAGGCTGTTTTTTAGGACGTTTTATATATTTTTTATCATTGAAACTTTTGTTGTCATCAAAGTTTCTCCCCCTTTCATCATCATATTTGCGGTATGAAGATTTAAAGGGCTTATCAAAGCTCTTACCCCGTCCATTTGACGACCGGTCAGTTTTTTCATAACGTTTGTAGGAATCTCTCTTTTCAAAACCACCTTCTTTTTTATCAAATGATCTGGAATCATTTTTGTCTGTACGTCTGAAATGGTCTCTTTTGTCATATGATCGAGAAGCATCATTTTTATCAAATGAACGTCCTCCTTTGTTGAACGTCCTATCCGAATTGTCTTTTGAACGGAAAGAGCTATTATCCCCTCTAAAGGATGTTTTGTCTGAGAATTTTTTAGAGCCAAATGATTTGCTCTCACGATTATCGTCTTTTCGGTAAGAATCCCTGCTTGATTGATCCTTGCTGCCGTATGACGATTTTTTGCCGAAACTACTGTTCTGCTCGCTTCTGGATTTGAAGCCGTCTGAGTTGCCTCGTGATTTTCTGGAGTTGTCATCACGACTGTTCCTTTTGTTGCTGAATGGCATTGTATTTTGCTAAAATGTGAACTGCAAAGTTAGGTATAATTTTGGGTTTTGTGAAAAAATCCTTATCTTTTTATCTTTTTCCACTTTTTGTCATCCTGCCGCTCTAAAAAAGCGGCTTTAAATGGCGCAGAAGGTAACTATTTGTTTTTTAAATAAATACTGTTTATCTTTGTTCCCTTGAATTTGAACCAAGCTATTTTTTGATCGATTTTAGTCGTGGATAGGATAGCAGTAAGGGAGTGAATGATAAGAAAGAAAGTTTTATGTAGTAGTCTGATTTTGTTTGCATTATTGCTGTCAAAATTATACTCAACCCCACACAGTAGTACTTCTGACGGCGATAGGATCGCTGCAACGAAGTTAGTCACAGTTCCAGCCCATTCTGGACACGACGAAGAGAAAAAAGAAAAAAGTAATTCTTTTGAATCTTACCTAAGTTCATTGACATTTGCTGAAGATTCCCTACCGACGGATCGCCCGCTGGTGGAAAGCAAATTACGCAAGTTCTTCAGGAGATTTTCATTTAAAAAAACAGGCTCATACGATATGCATAAAAAGGCACAGACTTATTTGCCTACGATCGCCAAGATCTTAGAATCGCATGGTATTCCAGAAGATTTTAAATACATTCCATTGGTGGAGAGTGGCCTGAGTAAGGCTGTTGTTTCGACCAAAGGGGCCGGCGGTTATTGGCAATTTATGCCTGCTACGGCACGCTTGTACGGCTTACGGGTCAATGGTACGGTGGATGACCGCAAGGACCTGATAAAATCCACGCATGCTGCAGCCCGTTACTTAAAGTACCTTTATAGGCAGTTTGGCAATTGGACTTTGGTGGCCGCCGCTTATAATGTTGGCGATGGCAGCCTAAAAGCTTCAATCAGAAGACAGAAAAAGGATGATTATTTCGCATTGAAACTGAATAACGAAACGGCATCGTATGTCTATAAGTTAGTCTCGATGAAGGAAATTATTGAGCACCCGCAGAAACATGGTTATTTGCGTTACGCGGATAAAGAAACCGAGACGCTGGAACGTGATGCCAATATGTTTTAAAATAAAAAAGGATTTCTAAGTAGAAATCCTTTTTTATTTTGATATGCATCCAATCATAAATTATCTTAAATCAACGATATCAAATCCTTTGTAATTGTTTTTGTTAAAAGTGAAAAGGCTGGAAGGTAGTGATTTATTTCCTTCCTGTGAAGTCAACGTGTATGTATATCGATTGCCACTTTTGTCAAAGACAGTGGTATCGTAAATCTGATTGTTGGTCTTGTTGATCCGGAGCTTAATCTTTGTGTAGTTCCGTTTGCTGTCAACGGGACTAAGCTCAACGACACTCAAATTCATACCTTTCACTTTCTCGGCGCCAGCGAGCGCGTATTTAAACCCCGAAGTATAGAACGTAAAGATGTTAGTGGGGTTAATTTCAGCAGTCGAATTACTTGCCTCTGACACTTCCACTTCCTGTTCAGCTTTCATAATATTCCATTGAGTTTTGGAATCTGAAATCAAAACCTGATTTTTTGTGCTAACCTGATACTTGTTATTTGCTTTATCGAGATATAGCGTTCCGGCGTCTGCATGCGAGCCTCCATTGGCTTGCTTTACAGCCAAGGTGAAGCTTGCCTGGATCGTTTTATAGCTGTTGTATTTTTGGCTTACCTTGTTGAGCAACGCTTTTGCCGCATCGTTTTGAGCGTAGCCTTGCTGCCCAGATAGGAATAGCAAAAAGCTCAGTAGTAATAACCATCCGTGTTTTTTCATTTTAATTGTCCTTTCTTAATGTCTCCAAATACTGTTCCAATGAATATTCATCTGGGTAAAGCACTTCGCGCGCTTTACTTCCTTCAAATGGACCCACAATACCTGCAGCTTCCAATTGATCGATGATACGTCCAGCTCTATTGTAACCCAGTTTCAATTTGCGTTGGATTAACGAAGTAGAACCTTGTTGATGCATGACAATCAGGCGTGCAGCTTCTTCAAATAATTGATCACGGTCTTTTGGATCAAAATCTACGCTGCCAGAGCCCTCGCCATTTTCGTCGATGTATTCCGGAAGCATAAATGCCGAAGGATAACCGCGTTGCGCTCCAATATAATCGGAGATCTGTTCAACTTCCGGTGTATCGACAAACGCACACTGAATACGGATCAAGTCGCTTCCCGTGGCAAGGAGCATGTCTCCCCGGCCGATCAGCTGATCGGCTCCCCCTGTGTCCAGGATGGTACGTGAATCCACTTTGGATAACACGCGGAAAGCCAGACGCGCTGGGAAGTTGGCCTTGATTGTACCGGTAATGATGTTAACAGAAGGACGTTGTGTCGCAATGACCAGGTGAATTCCCACCGCACGGGCGAGCTGGGCAAGCCTTGCAATCGGGGTTTCGACCTCTTTTCCTGCTGTCATCATCAGGTCGGCAAACTCATCAACAATAAGAACGATATATGGTAAGAATCGGTGACCCTCCTCAGGGTTTAATCTGCGATTGATAAATTTTGCATTATATTCTTTTAGATTACGTACCTGCGCATTTTTCAATAGGTCGTAACGCTGGTCCATTTCGATACAGAGTGAATTCAAAGTATTGATTACTTTCTTTGTATCGGTGATGATCGCTTCCTCTTCGTCGGGAAGTTTGGCCAAAAAGTGGCGTTCAACTTTCTTGAATAGGGAGAGCTCTACTTTCTTAGGATCCACAAGTACAAATTTTAATTCTGCAGGATGCTTTTTATAGAGCAATGAGGTTAAAATGGCATTGATACCGACCGACTTACCCTGACCGGTGGCACCGGCCACCAATAAGTGGGGCATTTTTGCCAGATCGGCGATATAGACCTCGTTGGAAATTGTTTTTCCCAACGCTATAGGAAGGTCCATATCCGTTTTTTGGAACTTCTCGGTGGCGAGAACTGACCGCATCGATACCATTTCTGGACTTGAATTTGGAACTTCGATACCAATGGTACCTTTTCCGGGCATTGGTGCAATAATCCGGATACCGAGTGCTGCCAGACTCAAGGCGATATCATCTTCCAGGTTTTTGATTTTTGAAATCCGTACCCCCGGCTTCGGTATGATCTCATATAGGGTTACGGTTGGACCGATGGTGGCTTTAATACTTTCGATCTCTATGCTGTAATTCCGCAGTGTATCAACAATCCGATTTTTATTGGCCTCGAGTTCATTTTGATTGATTGTAATTTTGCCGGTGCCATAGTCTTTCAACAGGTCTAAAGTCGGATGCTGGTAGCCGGAAAGGTCCAATTTTGGATCATATTGTCCAAATTGGGCCACGAGGTCGCTGGCTGTAATTTCCTTTTCTTCTTTGATATCTTCTACGACCAGGCCGGGGACTTCGACCTCCAATGGCGGTTCGTCAGCTGGGACAGGCTCATGTACAGGTTTGGAGACCGGTTGCTTGGCTACGTTTAGGGCATAATGCTCTTCGCTGTCCTCTTCAGGCTGGTCGATGGTAAAACTAATAGAAGGGGTCGTTTCGGTGCGTTCCATCGGGCTATCATCAAACGCAAGTACCACCTTTTCTTTAGGATCTATCTGAACTTCTGGAATAGGGTGATGTGTAAATGCCGGCCGTTCGAAGTCCTCGCGCTGTTCCTTCTCCCTGTTGGCCTGAAACCTTTCATTGATAGAAGCCGGTCGTTGAAAAGACTCTCGGACCGATTGAATGGAATCATCTTCGATATGTAATTTATTACGCAACTGGTTGGCTGCATAGGCTTCGTCCTCCTCTTCATCATCGGAATCATCCGACAGTCTGGATTTACGGTTACTGAACAATAAGAATTTGAAATCGAGATTATACAGCAGAATCAAGGTCGTCAAATAGGCGAATGCCAGAATACAGCCTACTCCGACAACGCCGACTTGTGCTTCCAGCAGCTTATTTGTCCAGAAACCGAATTTACCTTCTAGCATATGTGGCGTGTCGGCCATAAAACCATGAAGAAATCCCAAGGTCACAGAAATAAATACAATGGCGACAAAAGAGTATACTACAGTCCGGTATAGTGGCAGGAGTGACTTTTTAAATAATAAACGGTATCCCAAAATAAATAGAACTGGGATAAAGAGGAAAGAGGCTACGCCAAACCACTCATACATAAACTGATTAGCTAGCAACGCGCCGAATTTGCCCAGTTTATTGTCCACAACAGGGAGTTCTACTGCTTCATCATGGATCTCTTCGGACGAACTAAAAAGAGTCGCCCAGCCTCCATTCGTTTTGGCGATATAACTTTGGTCGTCCTGCCATGTGAACAGATAGGAAACAAAAGCTGTGGCGAAGGCCAACGAAAGCAAAATCAATAGGATCCCTAAAATTTTAACCGTCTTTTGTTGCGCATCCGAATAATCTCGAGGGATGCTATTTTTCTGACTTTTTTCTTTTTTGGACGTCGCTGATTCTCTTTGCGGGGCACGCTTGCCAGAAACTGAATTTCCGGTCTGCCTAAATGTATTTCCTTTATTTGACATTGAAAAGCTCACAATTATACTGCTTACAAACTTAGTTATTTTGATAGTATTTTGAAGATCATCGCTATCATTATTTTAAGTTTGTAGTTTTTCATTCCACCATTTCTTATTATTGGCTGATGCGGACTGGCAGTAGCATAAACGATTAATTTTAGTTTTGACTATTAAGATTTAGTAGTAATTACAGCAAGCAAATACTATGCCCCTGTGGACGCGTAGGGGACAACAATGAGGCTCCCAGGAACGCAGGACGATGAAACCTGTCTTTTCCCGCTGCACTAAATTATGTAGTTTTACAAATATAAATAAAGGTGATATGAATAAGTTTGAAATACGGAAGGCGACGCAACAGGATAAAGGTCGAATCTGGGAAATCATCCAGCAGGCGATCGCGCTCCGAAAGGAGCAAGGAAGCCGACAATGGCAGGATGGATACCCCCATGAAGAGGTCGTACAGTCTGACATTGATAAAGGATATGGATATGTGGTTGAGATGGGGACAAAGATTGTAGGCTATGTCGCTATTATTTTTGATATAGAACCGGCCTATACCGCGATTGAAGGCCAATGGCTCAGTGATGGAAAATATGTGGGGATACATCGCCTAGCGTCGGCTCAGGATCCGCACATAAAAGGAGTGGGTACCGCAATTATGAAAGCCGTGGAGGAGATTGCTGTAGGCCATGAAGTCTACAGTATTAAAGTGGATACGAATTTTGACAATGCCGGAATGCTGCATGTATTTGACAAGCTGGGCTATCAATATTGTGGGGAGGTGTATTTCAGAGGAGCTGCCCGCAGGGCTTTTGAAAAATTGTTAAAATAAATGAGAATACAGGCCTCATAAAAAAATCCCTTTTAATTTGTTAAAAGGGATTTTTTTATGAGATCTTGTGACGTTAATCCACACCAATAATTAATTAATAATGATCAGATAATAGTTTTTCTTACCGCGTTGTGCAATGATATATCTATTGTTGACCAAGTGGGTTTCACTGATCACCTGCTCAGTGTCCGTTGCTTTTTGGCGGTTAATGGACACGCCACCACCTTGAAGCATTTTACGAGCTTCCCCTTTTGATGGAAATACCTGTGTATGTACAGCCAGGAGGTCCAGGATGTTCATACCGGTTGTTAATTCATTTCTTGGTACGCTGAATTGCGGGATGCCTTCGAAAACTTCGAGCACAGCCTCATGATCCAGGTTATTCAAGAAATCTAAAGAACCGTTACCGAAAAGGAATTCCGAGGTTTTAATGGCTGTTTCATAAGCTTCTTCGGAATGTGTGCGGATTGTGATATCTTTTGCCAAGGCTTTTTGAACAATACGTAAGTGCGGTGCAGCATCATGCTCGGCAATGATGGCTTCGATCTCTTGCTTCGTTTTAAGCGTAAAAATCTTAATCCAGTTTTTTGCATCGTCATCCGAGGTGTTCAGCCAGAACTGATAGTATTTGTATGGTGATGTTTTCTTTGGATCGAGCCATACCGCACCGGATTCAGTTTTTCCGAATTTTTGACCATCTGCTTTTTTGATCAGTTGTGTGGTAATGGCGTAGGCAGTACCCTGATCCTGACGACGGATCATCTCACTACCGGTTACAATATTGCCCCACTGGTCCGAGCCGCCCATTTGCACCTTGCAGTTGTGGTGTTTCCAAAGGTAATAGAAGTCATAGCCTTGAATCAGCTGATAGGTAAATTCGGTGAACGAAAGGCCATTGTCACCTTCGAGACGTTTCCTGACGGAGTCTTTGGCCATCATATAGTTGACGGTGATCATTTTACCGATATCGCGAATGAAGTCCAAGAATTTAAAATCTTTGAACCAATCGTAGTTATTGACCATTTTGGCATCATTTTCACCTTCTCCAAATTCAAGAAATTTGCCTAACTGTTTTTTTAGACAAGCAACATTATGTTGTAGGGTTGCTTCGTCCAATAAGTTACGCTCTGCAGATTTGAAAGAAGGGTCTCCGATCATTCCTGTTGCACCACCGACCAACGCGACTGGTTTGTGGCCGGCATTCTGAAAATGGATCAGGGTCATGATCTGAGTTAGATGTCCTACGTGCAGAGAGTCTCCCGTGGGGTCAAAACCGATATAGCCAGCGACTTTTTCTTTATTCAGTAAGTCTTCAGTTCCAGGCATAATATCTTGTAGCATGCCTCTCCAACGTAATTCTTCTACAAAGCTCATTGTTAAATGGATTTAATTTTTTAATTTACAAGATGCAAAGATAGGAGATTAAGCGTATATTGAGCGAATAATTCCGGATAAAAGCACACGCTAATAAGCTAGTATGAATTTTTTATCACATTTTTATTTTGAACGGTTTGCGACCACCCCTGAGCGAATTGTGGGGGGGCTGTTGCCCGACTTAGTAAAAAATGCGGATAAGTCTTTCGTTTTGAGACCCAGACAGTACGAGGTGGAACTGATGGATCATCCGTTGCTTGAGCAGCTCTATATCGGTTGGAACCGCCATATAGAGGTCGATCGTCTTTTCCATAATTCGGCTTACTTTTTTCGTCATACGCATCTGCTGAAACTTCATATTCAAGGTAGCTTGCAAGGGCTGCCAATACGTCCGTCCTTTATGGCGCATATCGCTCTGGAACTATTGTTGGACCATATTTTGACCCAGCAGCATGCCGTGTCCATCGATAAGTTTTACACAGCATTGATTCAGGTAGATGCTAATGCCGTCCGCAGGTTTCTGCAAATAAATCAATTGAGCGATATTCCCAAATTTGAACGGTTTTATCAGCAGTTTATCGAATGGAAATACATTTACGATTATGCACACATCGAAAAAATTGCCGGGGCGCTATTTAATATCTGTAAACGTTTGTGGCAGTTTGAAGTTCAGGAATCCCATCGGCAGCGATTGACGGAACAGCTTATTTCCTACCTCCGCGAGCATATGAGCGATTATCAGGACATTTATAACTATATTCATTATGAACTGGTAGGTTTTAAATAGGCGCCGAAAAAATACCAATAGTATAAGACCTTGAAAATATTTATTTTCGCATAAATTTTACGGATAAAACTAATTTACATGTCACATAGACTTTTTCGAAAGAAAAGTGTTGACCAGATCTTACACGACACGCAGAAAGAAGGGGGGACTGGCTTAGCAAAAGTATTGGGAGTAACGGATTTGGTTTCCTTAGGTATAGCCGCGATTGTCGGAGCAGGGATTTTTAGTACGATTGGGCTGGCGAGTTACGAAGGTGGGCCCGCTGTTTCTCTTCTATTTATTTTTACAGCTTTCGCCTGCGTCTTTACGGCCTTGGCTTATGCACAGTTCGCCAGCACGGTACCGGTCTCCGGTTCGGCGTATACTTATGCTTATGTGGCATTTGGTGAACTGTTTGCCTGGATTATCGGCTGGGCCTTGGTTCTGGAGTATGCTGTATCCAATACCGTAATTGCAATTTCTTGGTCGCAGTACTTTGTGTCTATGCTGGAGGGATTTGGTATCCATATTCCTGCTTGGCTTTCCATGGCTCCGGGTTATGCTTTCGATGCTGTGGACAAACTGAACCAACATGGAATGGCCAGCCTTA from the Sphingobacterium thalpophilum genome contains:
- a CDS encoding pseudouridine synthase, which encodes MPFSNKRNSRDDNSRKSRGNSDGFKSRSEQNSSFGKKSSYGSKDQSSRDSYRKDDNRESKSFGSKKFSDKTSFRGDNSSFRSKDNSDRTFNKGGRSFDKNDASRSYDKRDHFRRTDKNDSRSFDKKEGGFEKRDSYKRYEKTDRSSNGRGKSFDKPFKSSYRKYDDERGRNFDDNKSFNDKKYIKRPKKQPEIPAEDDGLIRLNRYIANAGICSRRKADELITAGVIWVNGVPVTELGTKVDPVVDEIRYNNERLKREKMVYVLLNKPKDYITTTDDPQERHTVMELVSKATKERIYPVGRLDRNTTGLLLLTNDGNLAEKLSHPRNSISKIYNVELNKSLTQGDFNKIAFGIELEDGFIKPDDLSYVQGGTKREIGIQIHSGKNRIVRRIFESLGYEVVKLDRVVYANLTKKDLPRGRWRYLEEREIIQLKHLI
- a CDS encoding lytic transglycosylase domain-containing protein, with amino-acid sequence MIRKKVLCSSLILFALLLSKLYSTPHSSTSDGDRIAATKLVTVPAHSGHDEEKKEKSNSFESYLSSLTFAEDSLPTDRPLVESKLRKFFRRFSFKKTGSYDMHKKAQTYLPTIAKILESHGIPEDFKYIPLVESGLSKAVVSTKGAGGYWQFMPATARLYGLRVNGTVDDRKDLIKSTHAAARYLKYLYRQFGNWTLVAAAYNVGDGSLKASIRRQKKDDYFALKLNNETASYVYKLVSMKEIIEHPQKHGYLRYADKETETLERDANMF
- a CDS encoding LolA family protein encodes the protein MKKHGWLLLLSFLLFLSGQQGYAQNDAAKALLNKVSQKYNSYKTIQASFTLAVKQANGGSHADAGTLYLDKANNKYQVSTKNQVLISDSKTQWNIMKAEQEVEVSEASNSTAEINPTNIFTFYTSGFKYALAGAEKVKGMNLSVVELSPVDSKRNYTKIKLRINKTNNQIYDTTVFDKSGNRYTYTLTSQEGNKSLPSSLFTFNKNNYKGFDIVDLR
- a CDS encoding FtsK/SpoIIIE family DNA translocase; this encodes MSNKGNTFRQTGNSVSGKRAPQRESATSKKEKSQKNSIPRDYSDAQQKTVKILGILLILLSLAFATAFVSYLFTWQDDQSYIAKTNGGWATLFSSSEEIHDEAVELPVVDNKLGKFGALLANQFMYEWFGVASFLFIPVLFILGYRLLFKKSLLPLYRTVVYSFVAIVFISVTLGFLHGFMADTPHMLEGKFGFWTNKLLEAQVGVVGVGCILAFAYLTTLILLYNLDFKFLLFSNRKSRLSDDSDDEEEDEAYAANQLRNKLHIEDDSIQSVRESFQRPASINERFQANREKEQREDFERPAFTHHPIPEVQIDPKEKVVLAFDDSPMERTETTPSISFTIDQPEEDSEEHYALNVAKQPVSKPVHEPVPADEPPLEVEVPGLVVEDIKEEKEITASDLVAQFGQYDPKLDLSGYQHPTLDLLKDYGTGKITINQNELEANKNRIVDTLRNYSIEIESIKATIGPTVTLYEIIPKPGVRISKIKNLEDDIALSLAALGIRIIAPMPGKGTIGIEVPNSSPEMVSMRSVLATEKFQKTDMDLPIALGKTISNEVYIADLAKMPHLLVAGATGQGKSVGINAILTSLLYKKHPAELKFVLVDPKKVELSLFKKVERHFLAKLPDEEEAIITDTKKVINTLNSLCIEMDQRYDLLKNAQVRNLKEYNAKFINRRLNPEEGHRFLPYIVLIVDEFADLMMTAGKEVETPIARLAQLARAVGIHLVIATQRPSVNIITGTIKANFPARLAFRVLSKVDSRTILDTGGADQLIGRGDMLLATGSDLIRIQCAFVDTPEVEQISDYIGAQRGYPSAFMLPEYIDENGEGSGSVDFDPKDRDQLFEEAARLIVMHQQGSTSLIQRKLKLGYNRAGRIIDQLEAAGIVGPFEGSKAREVLYPDEYSLEQYLETLRKDN
- a CDS encoding GNAT family N-acetyltransferase — translated: MNKFEIRKATQQDKGRIWEIIQQAIALRKEQGSRQWQDGYPHEEVVQSDIDKGYGYVVEMGTKIVGYVAIIFDIEPAYTAIEGQWLSDGKYVGIHRLASAQDPHIKGVGTAIMKAVEEIAVGHEVYSIKVDTNFDNAGMLHVFDKLGYQYCGEVYFRGAARRAFEKLLK
- the tyrS gene encoding tyrosine--tRNA ligase — translated: MSFVEELRWRGMLQDIMPGTEDLLNKEKVAGYIGFDPTGDSLHVGHLTQIMTLIHFQNAGHKPVALVGGATGMIGDPSFKSAERNLLDEATLQHNVACLKKQLGKFLEFGEGENDAKMVNNYDWFKDFKFLDFIRDIGKMITVNYMMAKDSVRKRLEGDNGLSFTEFTYQLIQGYDFYYLWKHHNCKVQMGGSDQWGNIVTGSEMIRRQDQGTAYAITTQLIKKADGQKFGKTESGAVWLDPKKTSPYKYYQFWLNTSDDDAKNWIKIFTLKTKQEIEAIIAEHDAAPHLRIVQKALAKDITIRTHSEEAYETAIKTSEFLFGNGSLDFLNNLDHEAVLEVFEGIPQFSVPRNELTTGMNILDLLAVHTQVFPSKGEARKMLQGGGVSINRQKATDTEQVISETHLVNNRYIIAQRGKKNYYLIIIN
- a CDS encoding ACP phosphodiesterase yields the protein MNFLSHFYFERFATTPERIVGGLLPDLVKNADKSFVLRPRQYEVELMDHPLLEQLYIGWNRHIEVDRLFHNSAYFFRHTHLLKLHIQGSLQGLPIRPSFMAHIALELLLDHILTQQHAVSIDKFYTALIQVDANAVRRFLQINQLSDIPKFERFYQQFIEWKYIYDYAHIEKIAGALFNICKRLWQFEVQESHRQRLTEQLISYLREHMSDYQDIYNYIHYELVGFK